A window of Corallococcus macrosporus DSM 14697 contains these coding sequences:
- a CDS encoding acyl-CoA dehydrogenase, whose protein sequence is MSSSNHYVPNLRDIEFNLFEFLDIGRASLGHAPFGDLDETSARQMLQTFVQLSVNELAPSFEEPEHNPPRLENGEVTLPPGLKKSMNAFFDAGMHLLEQPPHLGGLGAPPSLGWAAFELLVGANASLAFYTLGNLLARIIDRLGTDAQKQRFLPHMLDRRWGGSMVLTEPDAGSDVGAARTKARRVSNEVWEIEGVKRFITNGDSDMSENIIHMVLARPDGAAPGTKGLSLFVVPKYWVNEDGSLGEANGVVCTKLEKKMGLKGSVTCELTFGDGKPCRGLLLGEVHDGIRQMFYIIEQARMAVGVKSMATLSAGYNRALAFSKDRLQGADLMQARDKTAPRVPIFRHPDVRRMLMAQKAHAEGMRALCLYTAFVQDGVERKGGHRATEAGELDTLNDMLLPLVKGYCSEKAYELLSLSLQVHGGSGYLQDYPVEQYIRDQKIDTLYEGTTHIQALDLLMRKVARDGGATLQGLLSQIRETAERSDEGKALEAERAALGKALGDLETMLGTLMGKLGESVYHVGLQGNRVLAAVAEVVIGWLLVRHAEVAVERMQSNPGDRAFYVGKLASARWFCHEVLPGVAHAAHMVERGNLDLMEVPEESF, encoded by the coding sequence ATGTCGTCGTCGAACCACTACGTCCCCAACCTGCGCGATATCGAGTTCAACCTCTTCGAGTTCCTCGATATCGGCCGCGCCTCGCTGGGCCACGCGCCCTTCGGCGACCTGGACGAGACGTCCGCGCGCCAGATGCTCCAGACGTTCGTCCAGCTCAGCGTCAACGAGCTGGCGCCCAGCTTCGAGGAGCCGGAGCACAACCCGCCCAGGCTGGAGAACGGCGAGGTGACGCTGCCCCCGGGCCTGAAGAAGTCGATGAACGCCTTCTTCGACGCGGGCATGCACCTCTTGGAGCAGCCGCCGCACCTGGGCGGCCTGGGCGCGCCGCCGTCGCTGGGCTGGGCCGCGTTCGAGCTGCTGGTGGGCGCCAACGCGTCGCTGGCCTTCTACACGCTGGGCAACCTGCTGGCACGCATCATCGACCGGCTGGGCACGGACGCGCAGAAGCAGCGCTTCCTGCCGCACATGCTGGACCGCCGCTGGGGCGGCTCCATGGTGCTCACCGAGCCCGACGCCGGCAGCGACGTGGGCGCCGCCCGCACCAAGGCCCGCCGCGTCTCCAACGAGGTCTGGGAAATCGAAGGGGTGAAGCGCTTCATCACCAACGGTGACTCGGACATGTCCGAGAACATCATCCACATGGTGCTGGCGCGGCCGGACGGCGCGGCGCCGGGGACCAAGGGCCTGTCGCTGTTCGTCGTGCCCAAGTACTGGGTGAACGAGGACGGCAGCCTGGGTGAAGCCAACGGCGTGGTGTGCACCAAGCTGGAGAAGAAGATGGGGCTGAAGGGCTCCGTCACCTGTGAGCTGACCTTCGGCGACGGGAAGCCCTGCCGGGGCCTGCTGCTGGGCGAGGTCCACGACGGCATCCGGCAGATGTTCTACATCATCGAGCAGGCGCGCATGGCGGTGGGCGTGAAGTCCATGGCCACGCTGTCCGCCGGCTACAACCGCGCGCTGGCCTTCTCCAAGGACCGCCTCCAGGGCGCGGACCTGATGCAGGCCCGGGACAAGACGGCGCCGCGCGTGCCCATCTTCCGCCACCCCGACGTGCGCCGCATGCTGATGGCGCAGAAGGCCCACGCGGAGGGCATGCGCGCGCTCTGTCTCTACACGGCGTTCGTCCAGGACGGCGTGGAGCGCAAGGGCGGCCACCGCGCCACGGAGGCCGGTGAGCTGGACACGCTCAACGACATGCTGCTGCCGCTGGTGAAGGGCTACTGCTCGGAGAAGGCCTACGAGCTGCTGTCGCTGTCGCTCCAGGTCCACGGCGGCTCCGGCTACCTGCAGGACTACCCGGTGGAGCAGTACATCCGGGACCAGAAAATCGACACGCTCTACGAGGGCACCACGCACATCCAGGCGCTGGACCTGCTGATGCGCAAGGTGGCGCGTGACGGCGGCGCGACGCTCCAGGGCCTGCTGTCGCAGATTCGCGAGACGGCCGAGCGCAGCGACGAGGGCAAGGCGCTGGAGGCCGAGCGCGCCGCGCTGGGCAAGGCCCTGGGTGATTTGGAGACGATGCTCGGCACGCTGATGGGCAAGCTGGGCGAGTCCGTCTACCACGTGGGCCTGCAGGGCAACCGCGTGCTGGCCGCCGTGGCGGAGGTCGTCATCGGCTGGCTGCTGGTGCGCCACGCGGAGGTCGCGGTGGAGCGCATGCAGAGCAACCCCGGGGACCGCGCCTTCTACGTGGGCAAGCTCGCCAGCGCCCGCTGGTTCTGCCACGAGGTGCTGCCCGGCGTCGCCCACGCCGCGCACATGGTGGAGCGCGGCAACCTGGACCTGATGGAGGTGCCGGAAGAGTCGTTCTGA
- a CDS encoding slipin family protein: protein MSIMRVTVGQNERAFVLVNEKPERYLVPGRYWLAYPFHNVRLVRVNTEQPLAQLDPALLALVPEADLQVVELGADERAILFHKGRPVRWLGRGLHQVWQVERIPSRDHAPPTPTVRVERVDTSGIATAPLRDDVRALVPASDYVEATATEGTVVLRYVDGVLDAELPSGRHAAWTVARKVQLAVIDLRERLLHVTGQEVMTKDRVTLRLNLSAAFRVADARRLAVVSRAPDDVLYLAMQLAAREAVSERTLDELLASREAVAEGLFTQVKDRANTVGLELLRFGIKDVVLPGEMKELLNRVIQAQKEAEANVILRREETAATRSMAQTAKVLAENPLLVRLKELEAYKDLASKVGQVHLVLGEGAVPTLQLKSH from the coding sequence ATGAGCATCATGCGTGTGACTGTCGGGCAGAATGAACGGGCCTTCGTGCTGGTGAACGAGAAGCCAGAGCGCTACCTCGTCCCCGGCCGGTACTGGCTCGCCTATCCGTTCCACAACGTGCGGCTGGTGCGCGTCAACACCGAGCAGCCGCTCGCCCAGCTCGACCCGGCGCTCCTGGCCCTCGTGCCGGAGGCGGACCTCCAGGTCGTGGAGCTCGGCGCGGACGAGCGCGCCATCCTCTTCCACAAGGGCCGCCCCGTGCGCTGGCTCGGCCGGGGCCTGCACCAGGTGTGGCAGGTGGAGCGCATCCCCAGCCGCGACCACGCGCCGCCCACGCCCACGGTGCGCGTGGAGCGCGTGGACACCTCGGGCATCGCCACGGCGCCGCTGCGTGACGACGTGCGCGCCCTGGTCCCCGCCAGTGACTACGTGGAGGCCACCGCCACCGAGGGCACCGTCGTGCTCCGCTACGTGGACGGCGTGCTGGACGCCGAGCTCCCCTCGGGCCGCCACGCCGCGTGGACCGTCGCGCGCAAGGTGCAGCTCGCCGTCATCGACCTGCGCGAGCGCCTGCTCCACGTCACCGGCCAGGAGGTGATGACGAAGGACCGCGTCACCCTGCGCCTCAACCTGTCAGCGGCCTTCCGCGTCGCGGACGCGCGCCGGCTCGCCGTCGTGTCCCGCGCCCCGGATGACGTCCTCTACCTGGCCATGCAGCTCGCGGCCCGCGAGGCCGTGTCGGAGCGGACGCTGGATGAACTCCTCGCCTCGCGCGAGGCCGTGGCCGAGGGCCTCTTCACCCAGGTGAAGGACCGCGCGAACACGGTGGGCCTGGAGCTGCTGCGCTTCGGCATCAAGGACGTCGTCCTGCCGGGTGAGATGAAGGAGCTGCTCAACCGCGTCATCCAGGCGCAGAAGGAAGCAGAGGCCAACGTCATCCTCCGGCGCGAGGAGACGGCCGCCACCCGCTCCATGGCGCAGACGGCCAAGGTGCTGGCGGAGAACCCGCTGCTGGTGCGCCTCAAGGAGCTGGAGGCCTACAAGGACCTCGCGTCCAAGGTGGGCCAGGTGCACCTCGTCCTCGGCGAGGGCGCGGTGCCCACCCTGCAGCTCAAGAGTCACTGA